In the genome of Enterococcus hirae ATCC 9790, one region contains:
- a CDS encoding glycosyltransferase family 2 protein, translated as MQKKEIAVFIDRITRERATGDLLIVGWAVDEVTKEIPIIKVDKDKVSAEVTNVVRLDINHLYNLDVKTPSGFNIRLSGRMRGKAILDFQTKSHQNGIAVKLNGRYPYDDGLETNWEKKKRLLQKGFNYARTHGVKKAIRRVKFEMKPASVDYTEWIKRHEQFDLQKQRQDAKGFEYRPLISVLMPVYNVEIKWLEKCIDSVLKQTYDHWELCISDDASTDPKIRKCLEKYQAKDQRIKVVFREKNGHISLATNSALEMATGEFIALLDNDDELPPYALFEVASVLNQRPELDVIYSDEDKIDAEGQRFDPHFKADWSPDTLMGNNYISHLGVYRTSLVKEIGGFRKGYEGSQDYDLVLRITEKIPADHIYHIDKVLYHWRTIPGSTASNGEAKSYIYDSGVKALTDALDRRGIRGKVRPGRISGFYEVNYEVLQEDLVSVIIPTKNGYDDLKLCIDSIIDKTTYSNYEIIVADNGSTDPKMQELFKEYQQRLNERFIVELIDIPFNYSRINNLAAEKASGKYLLFLNNDTEVIEPEWMTNMVAYAQFDRIGCVGAKLYYPDDTTQHAGVLVGIGGVAGHALNNYDQTHCGYFGRLVIDVNYLAVTAACMMVKASDFHAVHGFDETLAVAFNDVDLCLKIYELGRYNVYAHQVELYHFESKSRGYEDTPEKQKRFAGEIKKMQVKWPGYINHDPFYNDNLTKEGIGDFSLRPD; from the coding sequence TCCGATCATTAAAGTCGATAAGGACAAAGTATCTGCCGAAGTCACCAATGTTGTTCGTTTGGATATCAATCATTTATACAATCTGGATGTGAAAACACCGAGTGGTTTCAACATCCGATTATCTGGAAGAATGAGAGGTAAAGCGATTTTAGATTTCCAAACAAAATCCCATCAAAATGGGATTGCGGTGAAATTGAATGGTCGTTATCCGTATGACGATGGCCTTGAAACAAACTGGGAAAAGAAAAAAAGATTGCTTCAAAAAGGATTCAATTATGCACGGACACACGGAGTGAAAAAAGCGATCCGACGTGTCAAGTTTGAAATGAAACCAGCTTCTGTGGATTATACCGAATGGATCAAACGTCATGAACAGTTTGATCTCCAAAAGCAACGTCAAGATGCTAAAGGATTTGAATATCGTCCATTAATCTCAGTACTTATGCCAGTCTACAATGTCGAAATCAAATGGCTGGAAAAATGTATTGATTCTGTTTTAAAACAAACGTATGATCACTGGGAACTATGTATCAGTGATGATGCATCAACTGATCCTAAAATCAGAAAATGTTTAGAAAAGTATCAAGCTAAAGATCAACGAATCAAAGTCGTTTTTAGAGAAAAAAATGGGCATATCAGTCTAGCGACCAACTCTGCTTTGGAAATGGCAACAGGAGAGTTCATAGCGTTGTTAGATAATGATGATGAACTACCGCCTTATGCGTTGTTTGAAGTCGCAAGCGTCTTGAATCAGCGTCCTGAACTTGATGTCATTTATAGCGATGAAGATAAGATCGATGCGGAAGGTCAGCGTTTTGATCCTCATTTTAAAGCGGATTGGTCACCAGATACTTTAATGGGCAATAATTATATTTCACATTTAGGGGTTTATCGTACCAGCTTAGTTAAAGAAATCGGTGGATTTAGAAAAGGATATGAAGGTTCTCAAGATTATGACTTGGTACTACGAATCACTGAGAAGATCCCAGCTGATCACATTTATCACATTGATAAAGTACTGTATCACTGGCGCACGATTCCGGGATCTACTGCCAGCAATGGTGAAGCGAAGAGCTATATTTATGATTCTGGAGTCAAGGCATTGACTGATGCACTCGATCGTAGAGGAATTAGAGGAAAAGTTCGTCCTGGACGAATCTCTGGTTTCTACGAGGTCAATTATGAAGTGCTGCAAGAAGACTTAGTTAGTGTCATTATTCCCACTAAAAACGGATATGATGACTTAAAACTATGTATCGACTCAATTATTGACAAAACAACCTATTCCAACTATGAGATCATTGTTGCTGATAACGGTAGTACCGATCCTAAGATGCAGGAACTATTTAAGGAATACCAGCAACGACTAAACGAACGTTTTATAGTGGAATTGATCGATATACCTTTCAATTATTCTAGGATCAACAATCTAGCGGCAGAAAAAGCAAGTGGCAAATATTTATTGTTCTTAAACAATGATACGGAAGTTATTGAGCCTGAGTGGATGACCAATATGGTTGCCTATGCGCAATTTGATCGAATTGGCTGTGTCGGTGCCAAACTTTATTACCCAGATGATACGACACAACATGCTGGTGTGTTAGTTGGTATTGGTGGCGTTGCTGGTCATGCGTTGAACAACTATGACCAAACACACTGTGGTTACTTTGGTCGGTTAGTCATCGATGTCAATTACTTAGCGGTAACAGCTGCCTGTATGATGGTCAAAGCCAGTGATTTTCATGCGGTCCATGGCTTTGATGAAACATTAGCAGTCGCTTTCAATGATGTGGATTTATGCCTGAAAATTTATGAGCTAGGTCGATATAACGTTTATGCCCATCAAGTTGAACTTTATCATTTTGAATCAAAATCAAGAGGCTATGAAGATACGCCTGAGAAGCAAAAACGTTTTGCAGGTGAGATAAAGAAAATGCAAGTGAAATGGCCAGGATATATCAACCATGATCCTTTTTATAACGATAATCTGACAAAAGAAGGAATTGGAGATTTTTCATTAAGACCAGATTAA